The DNA region GCTTACAATGCTCTTTGAGAAAggagattaaatgagagaaattCTAGGTTGAAAGTATTGAATAGGAAATAATTCAGAATATAAATTAtgaattttattacttttccttttactgataaaagaaataatttacattttgttcttactcatttccttttctttaaggcATTTAAAGCATATTTGATATGTTACCTCATTAATTCTGACCAAGATCTATCAGGAATCAGAACAGAGTATTAGCTTGAGACAGGACATAAAACCTAAATAAGAGATATGAGGCAGGAAGCAGAAACCAGCATCTCAGTTTAAAGGGGATCAAGGTCTGTATTAAGATACAGGATTTTAAGTACAAAtgtaagaaaaatgacaaatcatCTAAAAAACAGTTAGAACCAGAGAATAGACACAAGAAGAATGCTGACCAAACCTGAGATTATGCATTGTTTTCAAGGATATCTGGGTGTTTGTCACACAGAAGgcattgcataaatatttattgaaagaattggaaatgaaataataaaggaacGCCAGATGAAGAAGTACTTACTGCTCTTCTATTAAGAATCTTTATCCAGCTGTCagttcttactatgtgccacTGAAGGCACAGGAAGGGACAGACTCACATTTATTGATTGTTTTAGTGTATCCTAGACATAATCCTGGATACATATAATCCTGAATAAAATTCAAGtagcaaatattaaaatttcaatttttatatggTGATATTGAGGCTCCAAAAGAATGAGTAAGTAGCCCAAAGTGAATAATCTAGAAGCTGGACTTATTTTTCCAAATGCCATGCAAATCTTAAATTGGTGGCAAGTCCATGGCCAATAAGGAAATCTTTTCATTCTTATCCCCAGACTAGTATACACATTTCCAGACATGACTGATTTCAGTTAAGCAGGAAATGgagtgaaataagaaaaatggcTACAGTATATCCTATTATTTTACTCCTGAATGCTGGTTCCTTTAGGGGTCAAAGGGCAACATAAGATATTTTACTTGGAATTTAGTCTAGAAATCTAAACAAACTCTAGTTTGCTTCCAAACCTGCTGGAAGATGGCTTGGATCATTTCTTGGGTTCTTTGGGTACTATCATTCCTTTTATTCGCATATTGTTCAAGGAAGACTAGTTCTACCTCTCTGCCAAGGCTAAACCCTTCATCACTTCTCTTGGTTCCATCTTTCTGTAGGCTCTGTTCCACTAAGCAGCCTCTCTTTAACATTTTCACTTTTTCCCACAAGCTGCTTTCTTGTAGCCAACAGGCATCTTTATTTTCCATGTCCCCAAAGAGCTTTATTTTAATCCTGATAATAtaatctcaattattttcatcataGCCACATTTTGTGAATGATTTCTGCCTATAGTCTTTCTCTTGACCAACTTTATATCTTTTTCTAATCAGCTTTTAATCTTAACACCAAAGTAACACaaaacctggattcaaatccaaatCCAAACTCTAATAGCTATTAGCTGTGTGTCTCGGGTGACTAACTTACTATGCATGAATCtctatttcttgttttgtaaATCAGGAATAATATTACCAACATTCCCTATAGAATTGCTTTTACTAAGTTATACATTAATGTTTCATCCTTAGCTCTTAGTGAGGATAAATAAATTTGCTACTAACCTTAATCTGCTATTACATTTATATCAGGTATGTTATTTGTGACATTGACCATTATTATATACTCAAGCTGCCTTACAAATAGAAAAGTTTAACAAATCAATATGTTTTCccaaggctttttttctttttttttcagtcatatAACTGATCATTTTTGCTCCCTCTAGGAAGCTCTTATTCCTTATGAGCCAAATTTGGGTCAACTTTACTAACCTAGGATACTATGAAATAGGTAATTATGTTCTAATTTTCTTACTGGTCTCAATAGTGTATGCTATATTTTCCCTATCCTGATTTcttctattcatatttttctaCAAGCCACCTGGTGAAACATGTCAGGGTAAGGATTTGTAGATGAAAAATTCAATAGGTAGGTGAGTAGATAGGTAGATCAGTGAGACAAGTATTGTTACTAACTAGTCCTGGTTTTGTTCATACTAACATTTAGACTTGAAATACTATCTTCTGTCATCCAAACCTATGAAAATTATGTCTATCTTGCACAGCCAATCTATTCTACCCTCCACCTactctttttaacattttctaatcCTTGGACTAGAAGTGCTCTCTTTCTGCTGACCCTCACATCACTTTGTGTGTTCTTCTGTGGCAACATTAATCTTACTCCTCCATGTAATTCAATCTCtggttattctgggtcttttctAATTCTCCTGTCCCATGTTGTAAGTTTTTAATGACAAGGGTACATGTTCTAGTCATTTTTATAACCCACAGTGAACTTAGCAGAACATGTAAttgatattcaataaatactcattgaattttattaaagttaatttgATGTGAACTTAGACTTTAAAGCTACCTCAAAATTTATTCAAACTATGTGTATAACCCAAACATAAATACCATGTATTTTTGAATATTTGGaccaaaaataatgttttccttttattaatttcCCCAAGATTagacagaaaaattttaaattctggttTCATAGATGGCCATGTACCAAGCCATATTATATTTACAGCTTTTCTGatctttgaataaataaataacatgattAGTATGGAATAAAGTGAGAGTAACATGGGTGATAGAAAAAAAGAGCATAGTGAGCAAAGTGAGCATAGCCAGACAAAGAGCCAGTACTTTTGTAGGGAGCAGAGTAAACTTTGGAACACAGAGATTGAAATTTAGACTGTGGAGCTGTATCCATTGTATAATGATCAGAGTAGAGAAAATTGTTGAAAAACTGGGTAAGAAGTAGATTTTTAACTGTTCACAGATGTATTTGTGTTTACTAGGTCAGCATCTAAAAGATGAAAAGAGATGATTCACTGAGGGAGAATGAAGACTTGCAGATGTTGTAAAGGATGTTAAAAGAAAGAGGCGGGGGGGCGGTTCTGGATTAATTAGAGCAAAGGCAAATTGCCTGAAGCAATTTATTAGAGCAGAATAAAtgaccaaaatgaaaaaaatggagattCTTATTAAAAGTGAAGGAAACACCTGGCTGACCTTTCATGCTTTTAAATATTGGCTTCAGATTTCAGACAACCATACTACTGAGTTGGCTgcttgggtgtgtgtgtatgcctcTTCATGTTTGTGGGTCCCCATACATCACAATTAAGTATGCAAAGTCTATAAAATGTGTGCTACAGTGAAATGCTAGGGCTCTATTTACAGAGCTTTCTctatataaataacataaagGGTATAATGATACGTGGTTTTTAGAGCTTTGTGGCAGATTTTGTTTTGCAGAAATGGCCATGATATTTCTGGTCCCACATGCTCTTCCAGAATGTTTTCACTCTCCCTTCAAGCAGTAGAGTCCATATTTTCTCCCCTTAAAACTGGAAAGGCCTTTGTGGCTGCCTTGTTTGATAAAATATGATAGAAGTGAGACTTTGTGACTCCTTAGGTTAGGTTATAAAACATGATACAGCTTCTGCTTGGCACCCTCTTCTTGGGTTGTGAAACTTTGGAGCCCTGAGCCACCATGATGGAGAGACTATATGCACAGAACAcatagaaagaaacagagagagagaggaagagagagaacaaaaggcCCCACCTAGTCCAGCCCTCGGATGGTTGAGCCttcagagctcaggctctgggtGATTTCAGTCCCAGCCACTTGTCTGACTGCAACCTGTAGAGGCCTGAGcaagaaccacccagctgagtcCAGAATCATAAAGATAGTGATAAAGTGATTATTGTttatgccactaagttttggggtggttttgtGCAACAATAGATCATCAGAAAGTTTCCCCAAATATATCAGGATGTGTATATCTGACCATCTAGGAAAGTGAACAGGAAAGATACTTGCTCTGGGTCACTTAGTAAATCTCTGTCATTGGTAGGGCTGGGATTAAAATTCAATTTCTGGCTCCTGTTCAGACTTCTGGTCCACTTCAGTTATGAAAGAGGATACACCCTAACATTCACTGGCATGAAAAGTTATAACATTTAATGTACTTTAAAGCTAGATTTTTAGAAAGCTCTTTACTGAATAACATAGTGTACTATAGTAGGTGTTCATCAGTTCAGTTTACACCTTATATTAGAATGTTCTCCCAGATTGAAGCATTGTgctttaattgtatttttaaagtctactttgacTGATGTACTTCTTAAAGTAGAGTCTGGAGATATACTAATATCAATATTTTCCTGTTTAGCAGtacacagaaaaatgaaacagtACCACAAATATCTGTGAGTAGTCTCACTGCTAATTAGTCATGCTGTAAACAAATAACTCACCCTCATCATTTTAATCATCCTGTATGCAGAAGACTGAATTGGAAATGAAACAACTGGAGAATAGTCCCTGTTTGTAAAGAGTTTGTTATCTAGGTAGAGATGCTAAACAGACACACATGAAGGATAATTCAGAATACATTCAAGCCAAATATAAACAAACTGTCTTTTGTACTAGCTATATTTAAGTGCTGAAGGAACCAAGAGTAAAGTGGTAGACAGAacttttttctgaaaaattataaagatttaGCACACTTAAATATGCATGCTTAAAACTCAAGTTATGAATtacacatttctaaatatttaagcaTTGAGTGACATGGTGCTAGATTCATTGTCCTTGTTCCTGAAAACTATTAAATTGAACCATATTAAATTgctgatttttgacagtttttacAAAATTGGCTATTTCATGTGGTTCACTCTCATCTCTCAGTTTGGTGAAGATACTGTCCCAGGCTTAGGCACCTAGCTGCTGCCAAGGACTTTAGTGATTTGACATATCTTCcagtcattcttttaaaaaatcccaatGAGAAGAGAAGCAATTTTCtagaaaatatatactatattgtAGTATATCAAAATATCAGCAATCCCATCCACACtgcattcataatttttaatagtaGATTACCTGggagcatttattttaaaattttaattgcttCTTTTTAGATTTAAGATAGTTATCAAGCATTTTACTAACTGGGAACCTTAGAATGAAGGATTAAGTTCACAAATGCAACTCAGCCTGTGTCCCCACTGGAGAAAAGCGTCACAGGAGAGGTAAAGAATTTATAATAACACTATTTTGCTTCAACAGTCACTTTCTTTGAGGAGCATCAAGTGCCTTACAGTCATTATTTAAATAATCCTCTTGACAAACCTAGGAGGTAGGACAAAAACTTAAAAAGTGTAGGAAATACTTGAATTCCTGTTATGATTAGTTTTTTTAGTAATGGAGTCAAACTCATCAGTTAATAGCCAGTCAttggttaaaataataatttaaggaAAGTTTGTAATTTGGGGGCATTTCCAAGGGAAAATCTGACATGAGAAGTTAACATTACCCTGTCATATGTTTCAGAATCTTCTTCTAAtcagtgaaacttttttttttttttctgcggtacgcgggaccCTCACTGCCtcggcctctcccatcgcggagcacaggctccggacgcgcaggctcagcggccatggcccacgggcccagccgctccgcagcatgtgggatcctcccggaccggggcgtcccctgcatcggcaggcggactcccaaccactgcgccaccagggaagccccagtgaaactttttttaaaattgcagcACAGAACTGATAAAACTTATATTAcgcatataatatatatgcataaccaGTTTTAGTCTCCTGGTTTATGTTATCTGAAGAGGCTCAGATTCCATCCTGGATCAGGATATTATCCCCACTGCCCAGCCTAAAATTTTTATCCAGAATGTCCTAAGGCTATGTTGCCTTTTCCCTCCAAGGTTTGAGGAGTAAATCAGTGTTTCAAGGAGGCAGCCAACTGGGCAAGATGAGATATAAGGCCATCTGTTGCTAAACTACTCCCAACACATACATTCCCACACACATACTATATATTAAATTACATAGCCACATCCAAAATCATAACCTTTACATGATGTAAGTTAATATGAAAATGGCtgacaaattattttattcataaatatctATTGAGCACTTTTTATTTAACAGGCATTATATTAAGTGCTTAGATATACTGAATCATGATCTATACAAAATTTTGCTAATTTCTTTGGGTATTAATTTAATAGAGTTTTACCAACTGTCACCCTAACCTTTAGTGGTGCtcctataatttataatatagaCCAATAACTCATATGAATTTACAGTAAGGTATCTAAATTGCTGGAATATACTATATAACAAATGCATCAAACACTGATATTCTGAGTTTCCTAAATACTTCATTtgcaaagttttttttgtttcacAGCATCATTGAAATTCTCAAAACTGATAGGTGAGAGTTTTAGGGTGAGCTAGTTTTTATACTCTGCTTTCTAAGTTTCCCCAGCAATTGTTGAATTTGAAGATGGTCCTTCTCATCTTATATTGTCTTGTACCTACCCATGTTGACCCTGTTCTGGCAGCAATGCTTATACTTCTTACCTTGCAAGAAGCCATCGGCCCTTGGGTTGGCCtgcttttcacaatattgatgtGTGTAGCAAAACTTGCCCATATTTTACCTTTATGGGAGTGTGATGGGTGTGAAAGGGAAACCAAAATTCTTCCACTGATAgagtatatattattttctttcttcttttttagagatttccctctttttttggtttttgcttcaTGGTCCCCATTCCAAGTGTTAATGATTCTACTCAAGTGTTGAATTCCAGACTCATCTCATTACAGGTCCtgtaataaaatctttaaaaagacatGTTATCTTACCTAATCCTCAAAACAAGTAGGTATATTAGTTGCAAATGCTCTAGAGCTATGCTGAACATTAGAGTAAccactagccatgtgtggctattgTGCAGATGAAATATGGACAGTTCAAAATGAGGTGTgctataagtgtaaaatacatgCCATAGTTTGAAGACCtaggatggaaaaaatataaattatgtcattaatacatttttgtattgattacatatggaaatgataatattttggatacattGGGCTAACTAAATGATATTATTAGAATAAGTtcacctattttatttttcacttttttaatgtggttattagaacatttaaaattagaaatgtggtTCACATATTTTTATAGGACATCACTGCTCTAAAATCTGCCAGGCTCTTTCTCTACAGGAAAGAATCTCAGGCTTTTTGCTTAGAATTACAAACACTTGaagattttttggggggtgtgtgtgtgtaaaactttCAGCTGCCTTGAACAAGATAAACAGATACCAGGTAGGTTCCTGAAAATTAGAAGTGCAGTTGGCCTTGTACACAAACAAGCTAAAAGGGATAATTAGACCGCAGTAAAAAGActgaataaagttaaaaaatgaaagaaaagaacaggaCTTAGGTAAATTAAATCAATGGAATTATATCAATGTCTAGGATGCTAAAGTGCAGCAAGAGAGGAACAACCATGGCTACAGACAGGGAAGGACATGCTGGGGGTAGTGTGGGAATGTTCATAATGGAGGGGCTGTGCTATTGCATGTTACTCTAGGGGTGAGACGATTGGAAGAAAGGTAGGTAGAGCTACTGTAACCAGTTATCTGCTTTGGAATCCCAGATCTTTCTAGTTAGGGTGTGGCTCTGCTCTCAGTCCTCAGAACAATGGTGTGAAACAAACAGTAAATACAGTGAACTCCATCAAACTGGAATGGCCATGTTACTGGATGCATGATCGCAGTGAGAAGTCTCTGGTCTTTATTATTTCTGCTATACCCATGAGGACACTAAGGTTTAGAGCAGTTAAGTCACTTGCTCAAATCACAAAGCCAGGAAGAGACAAAGGTAGATTTTTTTAAGCCAGTTCTACCTGACTTTAAATCTCACTGTTACCTTCTGTGCTTTTCCTCCCCTTTCAAAGAGGATATAGTTCCTGCCTTTAAGTAACTCTTAGACTAGcgaagaaatatttaatttgctatttcaaattacaaattatttattaCAACTTGGAATTTATCCTTTTTGGTTAGTTTGCTGTACCTTTAGAGACACAGTTTTGACTCTATTATTTAAAACTCCTGGGAATGTGAAGTGACCTAGTGTAGTTTGTAGGCAGAGAAGTTTGATGTCTTGTCTTTGCACAGCAACAGAAGAGCTTAAGGAcccacccttgtgatcacattggcCTAGGGAACATTAATGGTGTCTGTGGCTTAGAACAAGATGATTCTAATTATAGTATTTGGTGTTAATTCTTCAGTTCACCAAAATGATTGCTCCAATAGTGTCTATCTCTTTCTTGCTTTCCCTTCTCCTTTAGATCTGATTTTGTTTTAATCAGATTCTGTTCTCACTTTTCCTGATTTTAATTGTGAAAGACTGAGTCTTATTCATCTCTGCAATATCATTGCTTAGCCCAGTGTCTAGCAGTTAGTTGATGCTTTGCCATCCATTTGTGATGTGAACACATTTCTATGCAGTAAAGATTCAAGAAATAGAAATTGACTATCTTTTAAGGGCTAGGCACGATGCTGGGGATAGAACAGTGCATATGGTTGTATGTCATACTTACAATCTGATGGGAAACAATGACATACTAGTGTGACAAACCCTGCCCTTGTGTAAGCATAGGGTGCTGTGGGAACACCTGGACTGGTAAAAACCTGAAAGATTTCCAGAGGAAGTACTATTTAAGCTGAAACATCAGGGAAGCAGTAAACAAGGAGAAAGGATTAGGGGactggaggaaaaggaaaggcatTCCTAGCCGAGAGAACAACAGGTAAAGACATTCTGAACCTGCAATTTTAGTTTGGAGTTTGGTTGGAGGGTATAGttgggggaggaggtgagagTAAGAGGAGTATTGGGATGGAAAGGATTAAGGAAAAATATTCAATCATTGttgaaagaattattttaaaaagcaatacatCACACAGAGAAATTCACTAAGAATTTCTAAGATGATTCATTTAGAGTACATGTTTTAGACCATTTTGTCTCATGAGCATACTTTatgtaattaaaaagaataaaatggattTCAACCTGATAACATTGGAGACCTTATATTCATATACACTTATGCATATGTATTATACATCCACTTCATTATGATTCTATGGTCTATAACATACTTATAATTAGGGATACTTACCTCATGATAAACAAGCTTCATTAGTAGTGGTTCAAggctttattatttattcatctatagaGATTATAAATCttctattaattcatttttcagaaACTATTACTTTACATTTCAGATGCTTTCTGATGGTAGCTTTTAAGTGAAGAAGGCTAAAATCAATTCTACTTCTTAATCAGTTTATAAATTCGGGGGGAGGCAATAGGCTTGAATACGAGGATTGCATGAAGATGCATAATGCACACCAGGTTTTAAGTCTTAGAACTTTGGTAAATATATTGTATTCTTTCATTAGTGCATTTTCAGTCTCAGGTAATCTAGCTTCAAAACAGATATAACATTTTCTGGGGATGTGACTTATAaggataaatgaattaaatatagtttttaatactccaaataatttattaattatttataaaaattagagTTTACAACTATTATCTCAAATCCagtacttttgtgtgtgtgtgtgtgtgtgtgtgtgtgtgtgtgtgtgtgtggttgattCAAAGTGAAGGAATCCTAAGTAggcatttagaatttttaaaaagatgtgaaaatctgtacattattttatttgttaatggATAAGGTTCATCTATAACACTATGATAATTTTTGAAGCAAACTACTTGTATAGCGGTGTAGTCTTTTCACATTTGTACTTTATAAATCAATGATTCTTTATGTTTCTGAATACAAAAGGATGTCCCAGGATGAATAGCCACAAGAAGGGAGATTCCTCATTTGCATCTCTATTCTTACTATCACAAATAATGCTAACCTTACAGCCTGTACCTGTGTTGTgtacaaatggaaattaaagtgAGCTtaaattcatataattttcatttgtgACCTGAATTTTACGGTTAGATTACTAATAAAACATAAGCCATTTCTCTTGCCCTGAaagctgaaagggaaattaagagatTAATCAGAGGACAGAGCAGGATCGGAAACTAGGAGCAAATAGAGTAAGTTCCCTGCCTGGCTTTGTCCCTtcctctaaaaatatttattaagcatctactatgaaTCAAATACTGAAGGGATGAAAGGAGAGAACCGTCACGTTACCACAATCCTTTATTAGTTTTGTGAACTGAAAAAcagatttcagttttaaaaattcttcaactGTTTGTAGTACATGCAGTTAAATATGCAATCACGACATCTGAATGTAACTGAGGTTCCGGCATTTCGCCCTTCACTTCAAAAATTATGCTAAAACCACTACAAGAGATTCACCCCCCACGTAGTTTTTTTGGCAATCGAAGTCCTCACGCCAACATTTGTAGTAATTTCAGATTGGCACCCTAGCATTTTTGTTATAACCCAACCCCCTACCCCACTTCCCACCTTAatgcaagataaaaaaaaaaaaaaaagatagtgttaCTGGGCGAACAAGggcaagggaggaagggagggacggACGGAAGGGGGGGGGAATGAAATGGATGAAGTAGAGATGCTGTCCTTTTTCCCGTTTGTTTTCGGTTCTCTGCCctcttctccccatctccccgctCGCTGTCAAGTAGCATCACCTCCAAGCTCGGCCCTCGGTCCTTCCCCCTAGCGTCGGAGCCCCGCAGTCGGAGGCTGGCACCTATCTCTTTAAATGACAGCTGTGGCTCGGGTCCCAGTCCCGGGCTTGACGTCACCGCCGCCTCCCCGGCTGCGAGGAGTAGTTTGCGCCACCGTCCGCGCTCGGGGCTCGCGGCGCGCTCGCAAGCTGCTGGGGCGGAGAGTTTTCTTTGCTCCGGCCCCTCCTCCCGCCCTCCCCGCGTAGAGCCGAGCGGCAGCTTAAGAGCCTCTCGCAAGTCTCTCACACTTCCCCGCCGTCGCCCCCAAAGGAGCAGCCGCTCCTCctcgcgccgccgccgccgccgccgcggcgcCCGCAGAGCTCCTCTCCTGCACATCGCTCCCCCGATGGAGCccgggcgccgccgccgccgccgctgcccagAGCCCTGAACCGGGCCTCCTCGGCCGGAGAAACGTGCCGCCCGGCCCGAGGGCGCATCAGGGGCACGCCGCCGGGGGTGCAGGGCGCGGGTTTCGGGAAGGAGAAAGTGCTGCTCTCCAGGGTCACTTGGCCAGCGGCGGGGGGCACCATGGCTTTGAAGGACACGGGCAGCGGCAGCGGCACCATCCTGCCAATTAGCGAGATGGTCTCCTCGTCCAGCGCGCCCGGCGCGTCGGCAGCCGCCGCCTCGGGGCCCTGCATGCCCTCGCCCTTCCCCGAGGTGGTGGAGCTGAACGTAGGGGGCCAGGTCTATGTGACCAAGCACTCGACGCTGCTCAGCGTCCCGGATAGCACTCTGGCCAGTATGTTCTCGCCCTCTAGCCCCCGGGGCGGCGCCCGACGCCGGGGCGAGCTGCCCAGGGACAGCCGGGCGCGCTTCTTCATCGACCGGGACGGCTTCCTCTTCAGGTACGTGCTGGATTATCTGCGGGACAAGCAGCTCGCGCTGCCGGAGCACTTCCCCGAGAAGGAGCGGCTCCTGCGCGAGGCCGAGTACTTCCAGCTCACCGACCTGGTCAAGCTGCTGTCGCCCAAGGTCACCAAGCAGAACTCGCTCAACGACGAGGGCTGCCAGAGCGACCTGGAGGACAACGTCTCTCAGGGCAGCAGCGAGGCGCTGCTGCGCGGGGCAGCGGCCGCAGCGCCTTCGGGTCCCGGAGCGCACGGGGGTGGCGGCGCACCGGACAAGCGCTCCGGCTTCCTCACGCTCGGCTACCGAGGCTCCTACACCACGGTGCGTGACAACCAGGCGGACGCCAAGTTCCGGCGCGTGGCGCGCATCATGGTGTGCGGACGCATCGCGCTGGCCAAGGAGGTGTTCGGAGACACGCTCAACGAGAGCCGCGACCCTGACCGGCCGCCCGAGAAGTACACGTCCCGCTTCTACCTCAAGTTCACCTACTTGGAGCAGGCGTTCGATCGCCTGTCTGAGGCCGGCTTCCACATGGTGGCGTGTAACTCCTCGGGCACCGCCGCCTTCGTCAACCAGTACCGCGAAGACAGGATCTGGAGCAGCTACACGGAGTACATCTTCTTCCGTAAGTTCGCGGTCTCCGAATTTCCCAGTTCTCCCCGCCCCCTCGCCGACCCGCGGCGGGTTACAGCGCGTCTGGTGTCGTTGTGTGCCTCCCCTATCGCGGCAGACACGATTTATGGTTTCGTGCCTTGCGATCTCCCTTTTGGCTCCTCTCTTCAGCAACTCAGGAGCACGAAATTCCCAAGCAGTCCTCTTTCTTAACTTTATTGATCTTGCCCTCTCGCCCCGCCCAGCTCTTGGAGCCTCTGGACTCCCTTCTACTACCGAGGGCCGGGAAAAGACAGGGGCACAAGGCTGGGCGCGTaggtccccttccttccttctgtctccTTGGGACTCCCGGGGGTCAACTTATGTGGGTCCCAGTGGTGTCCCTCCAGAGGACGGGTTGGCATCAACCCGTAGGAAGGCGCACGCCGGGCTTACCTCCGGTTGGTGCGGGTCGGCGCTGGAGCATTCAATTATGGGTGGCGATTGTGCCTCCAAAGCCCCTCAAGGGCCCGGGGGGAAAGAGATTTCCATTGACCCATAGAAACCTCAGATTTCTCTCGCGCCAGTTGTCTTCTGTAACTGTTAGGAGTTTTGGACAGAGAAGGGTGGAGGGAACGGGCTTTGGTGGTCTGAGTGCTGTCAGAGCTGGATATGAGGAAGGGAAGTGGTGTGTAtgcgcctgtgtgtgtgtgcgcgcgtgcgtgtgtgATTGTGTTTCCTTTCTGGGCGCCTCCAGTGCGAATGAGGGATTGAATCCACTTTCCCAGGGGGAATAAATGCAGTGATTTTCTGAACTGAGAGAACGAGGGAATGGATTGGAAAGCATCTGGCGCAATGCTTTTTGTAGTGCACTTCggcgggggcggtggggggggggttcCGTGGGTCAAGTTCAAGAACTCCACCGACTAGCACTGGGGCTTGGGGGATGGGGAACCGGGGCGGGGACAATTCTCAGTGACGTTTATAAAGTGAGgagggccacaactagagagctaTATGGACAAATGGAAAGCCATCTGGGATGGGAGCAGGAACATCATTTGGcaagtgttttttctttctcaagacacAAGAAGATTGAAAACTTGCCTGTAGTGTTAGGGAGAGTAGCATTGACAGCCTATGTATAAGCCCAgctttaattgtatttatttattaagtaattCACTAACTGTTTGGGATCCAGGCAATTTTTTGCACTTTATTTTGACTGGGGAAGTGGAAAGGTACCTACCTCTCTTTGCACAGGCGTGAAATTGATTGGAAGTTGCTCATTGTTTGTGTATTCTAGTAACCTTGGAGGTAA from Mesoplodon densirostris isolate mMesDen1 chromosome 1, mMesDen1 primary haplotype, whole genome shotgun sequence includes:
- the KCTD8 gene encoding BTB/POZ domain-containing protein KCTD8 isoform X2 — encoded protein: MALKDTGSGSGTILPISEMVSSSSAPGASAAAASGPCMPSPFPEVVELNVGGQVYVTKHSTLLSVPDSTLASMFSPSSPRGGARRRGELPRDSRARFFIDRDGFLFRYVLDYLRDKQLALPEHFPEKERLLREAEYFQLTDLVKLLSPKVTKQNSLNDEGCQSDLEDNVSQGSSEALLRGAAAAAPSGPGAHGGGGAPDKRSGFLTLGYRGSYTTVRDNQADAKFRRVARIMVCGRIALAKEVFGDTLNESRDPDRPPEKYTSRFYLKFTYLEQAFDRLSEAGFHMVACNSSGTAAFVNQYREDRIWSSYTEYIFFQKKRWIHHLVLTRQQHSLRVAEQEY
- the KCTD8 gene encoding BTB/POZ domain-containing protein KCTD8 isoform X1, which codes for MALKDTGSGSGTILPISEMVSSSSAPGASAAAASGPCMPSPFPEVVELNVGGQVYVTKHSTLLSVPDSTLASMFSPSSPRGGARRRGELPRDSRARFFIDRDGFLFRYVLDYLRDKQLALPEHFPEKERLLREAEYFQLTDLVKLLSPKVTKQNSLNDEGCQSDLEDNVSQGSSEALLRGAAAAAPSGPGAHGGGGAPDKRSGFLTLGYRGSYTTVRDNQADAKFRRVARIMVCGRIALAKEVFGDTLNESRDPDRPPEKYTSRFYLKFTYLEQAFDRLSEAGFHMVACNSSGTAAFVNQYREDRIWSSYTEYIFFRPSQKIVSPKQEHEDRKHDKVTDKGSESGTSCNELSTSSCDSHSEASTPQDNPPSAQQATAHQPNTLTLDRPSKKAPVQWMPPPDKRRNSELFQTLISKSRETNLSKKKVCEKLSVEEEMKKCIQDFKKIHIPDYFPERKRQWQSELLQKYGL